The proteins below are encoded in one region of Paramisgurnus dabryanus chromosome 2, PD_genome_1.1, whole genome shotgun sequence:
- the gpha2 gene encoding glycoprotein hormone alpha-2: MFRTMTSDLIVLTLLLVLLVLLMPYTWSFQALSPGCHLFPFNVTIRTDKRGTCQGTQVVYACVGYCESSAFPSRYSVSVASNFTHNITSASRCCTISKDVKVKIRLHCPRGQHHDDIEILSARACRCNMCHKSRY; the protein is encoded by the exons ATGTTCCGCACTATGACATCTGATCTGATTGTACTCACATTGCTTTTGGTACTGTTAGTACTGCTAATGCCTTATACTTGGAGTTTTCAAGCTTTGAGTCCTGGCTGCCACCTGTTCC CATTTAATGTAACCATACGGACAGACAAACGTGGGACGTGTCAAGGAACCCAGGTGGTCTATGCTTGTGTGGGTTACTGTGAGTCGAGCGCTTTCCCTTCCCGTTACTCTGTATCAGTGGCCTCCAACTTTACCCACAACATAACGTCTGCTTCACGCTGTTGCACCATTAGCAAGGATGTAAAG GTTAAAATCCGTCTTCACTGTCCTCGTGGCCAACACCATGATGATATTGAGATCTTAAGTGCACGTGCCTGTCGCTGCAACATGTGTCACAAATCCCGTTACTGA
- the LOC135730667 gene encoding NACHT, LRR and PYD domains-containing protein 3-like, whose translation MDRTQKSTERDFSPGDSLFHRKGSDPGLSCVSMKSCWSMEPPLKFKSEDTKRDLSSVHRKRSDSELSCVSMKSNWSMEPPATFKSEDTRPDLSSVHQKRSDPAFSSVSMKSSWSMEPPLKFKTEDTRPDLSSVHQKRSDPELSCVSMKSSWSMEPPLKFKSEETRPDLRKIVKEPICQRRKSENPVSLCPDFSLESDLAKVQNTFRSNLKKKFECLYEVTSNERNPTLLNEIYTELYITESESGEISNEHEVRQIETQSRRTATEETPIKCKDIFKPLPEQDKHIRSVLTKGVAGIGKTVSVQKFILDWAEEKENKDVHLIFPLPFREINLMKDKTLSLLDLLHLFFPATKEMEIFNDKYKVLFIFDGLDECRLSLDFHSIVRFCDVSESTSVDVMLTNLIKGNLFPSALIWITSRPAAANFIPSDCVDRVTEVRGFSDPQKEEYFRKRISNKSLSDQIISHLKSSRSLYIMCHIPVFCWISVTVLKSMLSETERREIPKTLTQMYTHFLKIQTNIKNQKDYEKKIKDEDMIFKLGKLAFEQLVKGNLIFYDEDLRECGIDGAEASVYSGLCTQIFREEFGLYQVKVYCFVHLSIQEHLAALYAHISFSNNNRNVFIKNPNPTQREKASTAKFHQRAIDETLQSENGHLDLFLRFLLGLSLESNQNLIRTLMTQTHHSSHSNEKTIEYIKKKIRSTQSPEKSINLFHCLNELGDHSLVEEIQRHLKSKKLSEAKLSSSQWSAVVFVLLTSEQKLNEFNLKDFVKGENKTETLKVLQKLSPVICESRSVQLKSCNITDEGCVPLTLALRSNPSHLRDLDVSLNYLRDSGVKLICDVLKNPDCKLEILKLCRCNITAEGCVALTSALRSNPSHLTHLNLSENKLRDSGVKVISDVLKNPDCKLKILELWGCNMTGEGCVALTSALRSNPSHLTHLDLSYNEDLRDSGVKLICDVLKNPDCKLEILGLRKCNITDEGCVALTSALRSNPSHLRDLDLTDNNNLRDSGVKLISDALKNPDCKLEILELERCKISDEGCVALTSALRSNPSHLRDLKLSDNKLTDSGVKLISDVLKNPDCKLEILELERCKITDEGCVALTSALRSNPSHLRDLKLSDNDLRDSGVKLISDVLKNLDCKLEKLDLERCKITDEGCVALNSALRSNPSHLRDLKLTGNNLGVSGVKLISDLKDDPHNKLETVGPYRWW comes from the exons ATGGATCGAACACAGAAATCAACAGAGAGAGATTTTTCTCCAGGAGACAG TTTATTTCATCGGAAGGGATCCGATCCAGGGTTGAGCTGTGTGTCTATGAAGAGTTGCTGGTCTATGGAGCCGCCATTAAAATTTAAGAGTGAAGATACAAAGCGTGATCTTAG TTCAGTTCATCgaaagagatcagattcagagttgAGCTGTGTGTCTATGAAGAGTAACTGGTCTATGGAGCCGCCAGCAACGTTTAAAAGTGAAGATACAAGGCCTGATCTCAG TTCAGTtcatcagaagagatcagatccAGCGTTCAGTTCTGTGTCTATGAAGAGTAGCTGGTCTATGGAGCCACCATTAAAGTTTAAGACTGAAGATACAAGGCCTGATCTCAG TTCAGTtcatcagaagagatcagatccAGAGTTGAGCTGTGTGTCTATGAAGAGTAGCTGGTCTATGGAGCCGCCATTAAAGTTTAAGAGTGAAGAGACAAGGCCAGATCTCAG AAAAATCGTAAAAGAACCCATCTGTCAAAGGAGGAAGTCTGAAAATCCTGTGTCCTTGTGTCCTGATTTCAG ccTTGAGTCTGATCTTGCTAAAGTTCAAAACACATTCAGATCAAATCTGAAAAAGAAGTTTGAGTGTTTGTATGAGGTGACATCAAACGAGAGAAACCCAACGCTGCTGAATGAGATCTACACAGAGCTCTACATCACAGAGAGTGAAAGTGGAGAGATCAGTAATGAACATGAGGTCAGACAGATTGAGACACAATCCAGAAGAACAGCAACAGAGGAGACACCAATCAAATGTAAAGACATCTTTAAACCTTTACCTGAACAAGACAAACACATCAGAAGTGTGCTGACAAAGGGAGTCGCTGGCATTGGAAAAACAGTCTCTGTACAGAAGTTCATTCTGGACTGGGCTGAAGAGAAAGAGAATAAGGACGTCCACCTCATATTTCCACTTCCTTTCAGAGAGATCAATTTGATGAAGGACAAAACCCTCAGTCTTTTAGATCTTCTTCATCTTTTCTTCCCAGCAACAAAAGAAATGGAAATATTCAATGATAAATATAAAGTGTTATTCATATTTGATGGTTTGGATGAGTGTCGTCTGTCTCTGGATTTTCACAGCATTGTGAGGTTTTGTGATGTAAGTGAATCAACCTCAGTGGACGTAATGCTGACAAACCTCATCAAGGGGAATCTGTTTCCCTCTGCTCTCATCTGGATCACCTCCAGACCAGCAGCAGCTAATTTTATCCCCTCTGACTGTGTTGATCGAGTCACAGAGGTACGAGGCTTCAGTGATCCACAGAAGGAGGAATACTTCAGGAAGAGAATCAGTAATAAGAGTCTGTCGGATCAAATCATCTCACACCTGAAGTCATCCAGGAGTCTCTACATCATGTGCCACATCCCAGTGTTCTGCTGGATTTCAGTCACTGTTCTAAAGAGTATGTTGAGTGAAACCGAGAGAAGAGAGATCCCCAAGACTCTTACTCAAATGTACACACACTTCCTAAAAATTCAGACGAACATCAAAAATCAGAAGGACTATGAGAAGAAAATAAAGGATGAAGACATGATCTTCAAACTGGGCAAACTGGCTTTTGAGCAGCTTGTGAAAGGCAATCTGATCTTCTATGATGAAGACTTGAGAGAGTGTGGCATTGATGGAGCAGAAGCATCAGTGTACTCAGGATTGTGTACTCAGATCTTCAGAGAGGAGTTTGGTTTGTATCAGGTGAAAGTTTACTGCTTCGTTCATCTGAGCATCCAGGAACATCTAGCAGCTCTTTACGCTCACATCTCCTTCTCAAACAACAACAgaaatgtgtttattaaaaacCCTAATCCAACTCAAAGAGAGAAGGCATCAACAGCTAAATTTCATCAGAGAGCTATAGATGAGACTCTACAAAGTGAAAATGGACATTTAGATCTTTTTCTTCGTTTTCTTTTGGGTTTGTCACTGGAGTCGAATCAGAATCTCATACGAACTTTGATGACACAGACACATCACAGCTCTCACagcaatgagaaaacaattgaGTATATCAAGAAGAAGATCAGGAGCACTCAATCTCCGGAGAAATCCATCAATCTGTTTCACTGTCTGAATGAACTGGGTGATCATTCACTAGTGGAGGAAATCCAACGTCATCTAAAATCAAAAAAATTAAGTGAAGCCAAACTCTCTTCATCTCAGTGGTCAGCTGtagtttttgtgttgttgacatCAGAACAGAAGCTTAATGAGTTTAATCTGAAGGATTTTGTTAAAGgagaaaacaaaactgaaaCGCTAAAAGTTCTTCAGAAGCTGTCGCCTGTGATTTGTGAATCCAGATCAGTTCA GTTGAAAAGTTGTAAtatcacagatgaaggttgtgtCCCTCTGACGTtagctctgagatcaaaccctTCACACCTGAGAGATCTGGATGTGAGCTTGAATTATCTTAGAGATTCTGGAGTGAAGCTGATCTGTGATGTACTGAAGAATCCTGACTGTAAACTGGAGATACTGAA GTTGTGTAGGTGTAATATCACAGCTGAAGGTTGTGTTGCTCtgacttcagctctgagatcaaacccatcacacctgacACATCTGAATCTGTCCGAGAATAAACTGagagattcaggagtgaaggTGATCTCTGATGTACTGAAGAATCCTGACTGTAAACTGAAGATCCTGGA ATTGTGGGGTTGTAATATGACAGGTGAAGGTTGTGTTGCTCtgacttcagctctgagatcaaacccatcacacctgacACATCTAGATTTGTCTTATAATGAGGATTTaagagattcaggagtgaagctgatctGTGATGTACTAAAGAATCCTGACTGTAAACTGGAGATACTGGG GTTGAGGAAGTGTAAtatcacagatgaaggttgtgttgctctgacttcagctctgagatcaaacccatcacacctgagagATCTGGATCTGACTGATAATAACAATCTaagagattcaggagtgaaACTGATCTCTGATGCACTGAAGAATCCTGACTGTAAACTGGAGATACTGGA GTTGGAGCGGTGTAAAATCTcagatgaaggttgtgttgctctgacttcagctctgagatcaaacccatcacacctgagagATCTGAAGCTGTCTGATAATAAACTCacagattcaggagtgaagctgatctctgatGTACTGAAGAATCCTGACTGTAAACTGGAGATACTGGA GTTGGAGCGGTGTAAAatcacagatgaaggttgtgttgctctcacttcagctctgagatcaaacccatcacacctgagagATCTGAAGCTGTCTGATAATGATCTaagagattcaggagtgaagctgatctctgatGTACTGAAGAATCTTGACTGCAAACTTGAGAAACTAGA TTTGGAGCGGTGTAAAatcacagatgaaggttgtgttgctctgaattcagctctgagatcaaacccatcacacctgagagATCTGAAGCTGACTGGAAATAATCTTGGAGtttcaggagtgaagctgatctctgatCTAAAAGATGATCCACATAATAAACTAGAGACTGTGGG GCCTTACAGATGGTGGTAA